Within Kutzneria chonburiensis, the genomic segment CGGGTCGTGGTCGGCGGTGGCCTCGGCGTACGCCTTCAGCGCCTCCTCGGCCTTGCCGTCCAACCGCGACGGCACCGCCACCTGCAGCGTGACCAGCAGGTCTCCCGTGCGGCCGTCCCTGCGCTCGATGCCCTTGCCGCGCACCCGCAGGATGCGGCCGCTGGCCGTGCCCGGGTGCACCTTCACGTTGACGCTCGAGTCCAGCGTCGGCACCGTCAGTGTGGTGCCCAGCGCCAGCTCGGGGAAGGTCACCGGGACCGTCACCGTGAGATCGTCACCGGATCGTCCGAACACCGCGTGCGGCGTGACGTGCACGCGGACGAACAGGTCGCCGCTGGGTCCGCCGTTGCGTCCGGGCTCGCCCTGGCCGGCCAGCCGGATCCGCTGACCGTCGTCGACACCGGCCGGAATCCGCACGGTCAGCGTGCGCACCTTGGTGCTCACGCCCTCGCCGGCGCACTCCGGGCACGGGTCGTCGATGATCTTGCCGGTGCCCCGGCAGTCGCGGCACGGCTCGCTGAACGCGAACGCGCCCTGGCTCCGGCTGACCAGCCCGGCGCCCTTGCAGGTCGGACAGGTGCGCGGCGTGGTGCCCGGCTTGGCCCCCGACCCGTGGCAGGTGCCGCAGGTCGACGGGCTGGACAGCCGCAGCGGCACCGTCGCGCCGCGGACCGCCTCCACGAAGTCGATCCGCACGTCGGTCTCGACGTCGTCGCCGCGCTTGGCCCGCGTCGCCGACGCCGCTCCCGCGCCTCGCCCGCCCCGGCCGAACAGGCCGCCGAGCAGGTCGCCGAGGCCACCCTGCCCACCGCCGGCCTGCGCCCCGCCGAACAGGTCGCCAAGGTCGAACGAGCTCGTGCCGCCGCCGAAGCCGCCACCGCCGGGCCGGAACCCGCCGGAGCCGAACAGCCGCCGGGCCTCGTCGTACTGCTTGCGCTTCTCCGCGTCCGACAGCACGCCGTAGGCCTGCGAGACCGACTTGAAGCGGGCCTCGGCCTTGGCGTCACCGGGGTTGGCGTCGGGGTGCAGCTCCCGGGCCAGCTTCCGGTACGCCTTCTTGATCTCGTCGGCCGTGGCGTCGGAGGAGACGCCCAGGTCGCCGTAGAAATCCTTGTCGATCCAATCCCGTGCGCTCACCGGGCGTCCCTCCCTCCTGCGTGGTACTTACTCAGCGTTCGCCGGCTCATGGTCGGTGACCGCGACCAGCGCCGGCCGCAGCAGGCGCTCGCCGAACCGGTAGCCGCGCCGGAGCACGGCCGTCACGGTCGGGCCGGTCACCTCGGCCGAGGTGTTGTGCTGCACCGCCTCGTGCACCGAGGGGTCGAACTCCTCGCCCTCGTGGCCGAACGGCTCGAGGCCGCTGGCCTGGAGCACCGCCACCAGCTTGTCGCTGACCGACTTGAACGCGCCGGTCAGGTCGCCGTGCGCGGCGGCCCGCTCCACGTCGTCCAGCACGCCGAGCAGCTCGTTGACGATCTGCCCCTTGGCGGCCGTCGCGTTGACCTCGCGGTCCCGCTCCACCCGCTTGCGGTAGTTGGCGTACTCGGCCTGGAGTCGCTGGAGGTCGGCGGTCCGCTCGTCCAGCTGCGCCTTGAACTCCGCGGCCGGGTCGGGCACGGCGTCCTCGGCGGCGTGCCGGCCGGCGAGACCCTCGGTCTCGTCGGCCAGCTCGCCCGGCTCCACGTCGCGAAGCTGGCCCGT encodes:
- the grpE gene encoding nucleotide exchange factor GrpE, which produces MSDEQEQPVVVNDRRRIDPETGQLRDVEPGELADETEGLAGRHAAEDAVPDPAAEFKAQLDERTADLQRLQAEYANYRKRVERDREVNATAAKGQIVNELLGVLDDVERAAAHGDLTGAFKSVSDKLVAVLQASGLEPFGHEGEEFDPSVHEAVQHNTSAEVTGPTVTAVLRRGYRFGERLLRPALVAVTDHEPANAE
- the dnaJ gene encoding molecular chaperone DnaJ, with the protein product MSARDWIDKDFYGDLGVSSDATADEIKKAYRKLARELHPDANPGDAKAEARFKSVSQAYGVLSDAEKRKQYDEARRLFGSGGFRPGGGGFGGGTSSFDLGDLFGGAQAGGGQGGLGDLLGGLFGRGGRGAGAASATRAKRGDDVETDVRIDFVEAVRGATVPLRLSSPSTCGTCHGSGAKPGTTPRTCPTCKGAGLVSRSQGAFAFSEPCRDCRGTGKIIDDPCPECAGEGVSTKVRTLTVRIPAGVDDGQRIRLAGQGEPGRNGGPSGDLFVRVHVTPHAVFGRSGDDLTVTVPVTFPELALGTTLTVPTLDSSVNVKVHPGTASGRILRVRGKGIERRDGRTGDLLVTLQVAVPSRLDGKAEEALKAYAEATADHDPRAELDALLGKGET